A window of Pseudomonadota bacterium genomic DNA:
ACCGAGTTCTAGTCCAAGCTCCTCGGCCTCACCTAGCCAAAGTGCATCTCCTTCGGTCTCTGCTCCTGAAATATTTGAGGACTTTGAGGATATTGACGAGTGGACGCTTGGAGGAGATTCTGGTTACTCAGTGACAGAGGATACAACTTATGTAAAATATGGAAGTAGCAGTTTTAGGTTTACGGCACCAGATGCAGGGGGTGCATTTGCAACAAGGATAATCAGCAAAGACTTTTCTGCGGTAAGTAACTTTAGTTTTTGGATATATATTCCAACCACAACTGACCTTGCAAGATTATATTCTATTTCTTTGTATCTCACAAGTACCACAGATTTTTCTAAGTATCTCATCGCCAATATTGTGAGTAATTATCATCTAGGCTGGAACAAAATACTCATAGACAGAACTGATTTCACTTCCTCTGGTGGTGAGTCATGGGCGAATACAATGGTTAGGCTTCGTGTTCGGGCCAACGCAGAGGGAGGGGAAACAAATGTTTACATCGATAAGATGGAGGACAATGGAAGAACCCTTCCGAAAGTCGTTATTTCTTTTGACGATGGTTGGGAAAGCCAATATTCGCAGGCTTACTCATATATGGCATCAGCAGGTCTTCCTGGTACATCTTATATAATTGGTAGTCTAGTAGGAACTGCCAACTACATGACCTTAGCCAACCTACAGACACTTAAGGCTAGTGGGTGGGATATATCCACCCACGGAGCAACGAACCTGACAACTCTATCTATTGAAGAAGCAGAAACAGACGTTAATGCTAGCCGTCAGTATGTTGTAGACAATGGTCTTTCTGCAAATGGTTCGGAGAATCATTATGCCTATCCTAATGGTGCATATACTCGAGAAATCATGAATATGCTTGACGAAAACGGATTTTACTCTGCCAGAACAATAGTAGATAGAGTGCAATCCGAAGAAGTAGACGAGAAAATGGCCATAAATAGACGGGGAATATTTAACACTACGTCTTTAGCAACTGCGACGGGGTATATCGATAAGCTCTTATTGACGGGTGGCGTTCTTATCTTAAACTTTCACAAGATAGTCTCCTCACCCACACTAGACACGGAAGTTTCTGTCACTAATTTTCATGGGATTATAGATTATCTTGTGACTAAACAATCAGACGGGGATATAGATGTGGCGACAATGACCGACTGGTGGGTTCCACTGGACGCTTCATCGGCTAGTTCTAGCGAGTCTTCATCAATGAGCTCTAGCCCGTCAAGCTCTCCAAGTTCGAGTGTGAGTAGTTCTCAGTCAGCTTCGCCAAGTTCTAGCCCTAGTCCTTCGCCTAGTAGCAGTATTTCAGCTTCAAGCTCAACATCTAGTTCGGTTTCGAGCAGTCCCTCTACGAGTCCAAGCTCTTCCATAAG
This region includes:
- a CDS encoding polysaccharide deacetylase family protein, whose amino-acid sequence is KDGNSAPAILTVTYTEGGGESSSESSSESSSVSSSPSSSTSASSSMSSSESSSPSSSPSSSASPSQSASPSVSAPEIFEDFEDIDEWTLGGDSGYSVTEDTTYVKYGSSSFRFTAPDAGGAFATRIISKDFSAVSNFSFWIYIPTTTDLARLYSISLYLTSTTDFSKYLIANIVSNYHLGWNKILIDRTDFTSSGGESWANTMVRLRVRANAEGGETNVYIDKMEDNGRTLPKVVISFDDGWESQYSQAYSYMASAGLPGTSYIIGSLVGTANYMTLANLQTLKASGWDISTHGATNLTTLSIEEAETDVNASRQYVVDNGLSANGSENHYAYPNGAYTREIMNMLDENGFYSARTIVDRVQSEEVDEKMAINRRGIFNTTSLATATGYIDKLLLTGGVLILNFHKIVSSPTLDTEVSVTNFHGIIDYLVTKQSDGDIDVATMTDWWVPLDASSASSSESSSMSSSPSSSPSSSVSSSQSASPSSSPSPSPSSSISASSSTSSSVSSSPSTSPSSSISASSSESSSVSASSSMSSSQSSSPSSSPSSSISQSSSESGSPSSSPSSSISASSSASSSASSSPSSSPSSSPSVSPSSSPSSSESSSVSASSSESSSISSSPSSSPSSSMSASPSTSPSSSESSSPSSSPSSSISASSSESSSESASPSSSPSAGSHQLYYNGEQHFIYDEEFAVRIGESRISTWNAVGKPESPLEGTVGYNIDTSAIEIYANGAWH